One segment of Microbacterium arborescens DNA contains the following:
- a CDS encoding ATP-grasp fold amidoligase family protein, with the protein MTVRTPHVRWRERSRLVRMLRLWRTRNPTTFREKVRYKMLRDRRSLIVTFADKAAVRDHVASLVGEQYLPRVYAIVDDPQRLLNLDWPESYVVKPTHGSGAALVVSPTAPADARLPEARWGWVYRHVRPEQANPHEIAAIAAGWLEKLYGQGPNREWVYGQVPRRVIVEEFLVGGDGGVPDDYKLFVFHGRCHFIQVDGGRFGARTQDFFRPDWTRIPMSGGPPWADPERSRPAHLDEMIDIAERLGEGTDFVRVDLYDVAGRVVFGELTSFPAGGDSPFEPESYNAEFGRPWTVPRRYR; encoded by the coding sequence GTGACCGTCCGAACGCCTCACGTCCGCTGGCGCGAGCGCAGTCGGCTGGTACGGATGCTGCGCCTGTGGCGCACCCGCAACCCGACGACGTTCCGCGAGAAGGTGCGCTACAAGATGCTGCGCGACCGCCGTAGCCTCATCGTCACTTTCGCCGACAAGGCTGCCGTCCGTGATCATGTCGCTTCGCTCGTCGGCGAGCAGTACCTGCCCCGGGTGTACGCGATCGTCGACGACCCGCAGCGACTGCTGAACCTCGATTGGCCCGAGTCGTACGTCGTGAAGCCGACGCACGGCAGCGGTGCCGCACTCGTCGTCTCGCCGACCGCGCCGGCCGACGCCCGCCTCCCCGAGGCGCGCTGGGGGTGGGTCTACCGGCACGTGCGGCCGGAACAGGCGAACCCGCACGAGATCGCTGCGATCGCCGCGGGCTGGCTCGAGAAGCTCTACGGCCAGGGGCCGAACCGCGAGTGGGTCTACGGGCAGGTGCCGCGCCGCGTCATCGTCGAAGAGTTCTTGGTCGGTGGCGATGGCGGCGTCCCGGACGACTACAAGCTCTTCGTCTTCCACGGACGATGCCACTTCATCCAGGTCGACGGCGGACGCTTCGGCGCGCGCACGCAGGACTTCTTCCGACCCGATTGGACCCGCATCCCGATGAGCGGCGGCCCGCCCTGGGCTGATCCCGAGCGCTCGCGACCCGCGCATCTCGACGAGATGATCGACATCGCCGAGCGCCTCGGCGAGGGCACGGACTTCGTGCGCGTCGATCTGTACGACGTCGCCGGTCGCGTCGTGTTCGGCGAACTCACGAGCTTCCCGGCCGGCGGCGACAGCCCGTTCGAGCCGGAGTCGTACAACGCCGAGTTCGGACGACCCTGGACCGTGCCGCGGCGCTACCGCTGA
- the dnaB gene encoding replicative DNA helicase, whose product MSIADISDDRLGGRREPDRTPPHDMLAEQSTLGGMLLSKDAVADVIETLRGTDFYVPKHELIYEALLSLYSHGEPTDVVAVTDELIKNGELQRAGGADYLHTLTSIVPTAANAGYYATIVNERALLRRLVEAGTRIVQMGYNGQGDAVDLVNNAQAEIYSVTGAEKAEDYVPLEVAVTAAIDDIEAARGRDGQMTGIPTGFSGLDQLTNGLHPGQMIVVAARPAMGKSTLALDFARAAAIKNNSPTIFFSLEMGRSEIAMRLMSAEGAVPLQSMRKGTLDSRDWTTVAATRGRINDAPLYIDDSPNMTLVEIRAKCRRLKQRVGLKMVVIDYLQLMTSGKRVESRQQEVSEFSRALKLLAKELQVPVIALSQLNRGAEQRADKKPAISDLRESGSIEQDADIVILLHREAAYEKDSPRAGEADLIVAKHRNGPTDTVTVAFQGHFSRFTDMAVGMD is encoded by the coding sequence ATGTCGATCGCGGACATCTCTGACGACAGGCTCGGCGGACGGCGCGAACCCGATCGCACTCCGCCGCACGACATGCTCGCCGAGCAGAGCACGCTCGGCGGCATGCTGCTGTCGAAGGATGCCGTCGCCGACGTCATCGAGACCCTGCGAGGCACCGACTTCTACGTGCCGAAGCACGAGCTCATCTACGAGGCGCTGCTCTCGCTGTACTCCCACGGCGAGCCGACCGACGTCGTCGCCGTCACCGACGAGCTCATCAAGAACGGCGAACTGCAGCGGGCCGGCGGCGCCGACTACCTCCACACCCTCACCTCGATCGTTCCCACCGCGGCGAACGCCGGCTACTACGCGACGATCGTCAACGAGCGCGCGCTGCTGCGCCGCCTCGTCGAGGCTGGAACTCGCATCGTCCAGATGGGCTACAACGGTCAGGGCGACGCGGTCGACCTCGTCAACAATGCGCAGGCCGAGATCTACTCGGTGACCGGTGCCGAGAAGGCCGAAGACTACGTCCCGCTCGAGGTCGCCGTCACCGCGGCCATCGACGACATCGAGGCCGCGCGTGGCCGTGACGGTCAGATGACCGGCATCCCGACCGGCTTCTCGGGTCTCGACCAGCTGACCAACGGCCTGCATCCCGGTCAGATGATCGTCGTGGCGGCACGACCCGCCATGGGTAAGTCGACGCTCGCGCTCGACTTCGCCCGTGCGGCGGCGATCAAGAACAACTCGCCGACGATCTTCTTCTCGCTCGAGATGGGTCGCAGTGAGATCGCGATGCGCCTCATGAGCGCCGAGGGTGCCGTGCCGCTGCAGTCGATGCGTAAGGGAACGCTCGACTCGCGCGACTGGACCACGGTCGCTGCCACCCGCGGCCGCATCAACGATGCCCCCCTCTACATCGACGACAGCCCCAACATGACGCTCGTCGAGATCCGGGCGAAGTGCCGCCGGCTCAAGCAGCGCGTGGGGCTCAAGATGGTCGTGATCGACTATCTGCAGCTGATGACGAGCGGTAAGCGCGTCGAGTCGCGTCAGCAGGAGGTCTCGGAGTTCTCGCGCGCGCTGAAGCTGCTCGCGAAGGAGCTGCAGGTTCCCGTCATCGCACTGTCGCAGCTGAACCGTGGTGCCGAGCAGCGTGCCGATAAGAAACCCGCGATCAGCGACCTGCGTGAGTCGGGCTCGATCGAGCAGGACGCCGACATCGTCATCCTGCTGCACCGTGAAGCCGCGTACGAGAAGGACAGCCCTCGCGCCGGTGAGGCCGACCTGATCGTCGCGAAGCACCGTAACGGTCCGACCGACACGGTGACTGTGGCGTTCCAGGGCCACTTCTCGCGCTTCACGGACATGGCGGTCGGGATGGACTGA
- a CDS encoding chaplin family protein gives MNTIVSRAVWGTLLAGGITILGASVAHAADTSGEDGLLSGTQGLISVDVPITVSGTSLAVLGDADSSASGASAPQSAPAPSGSTSGADGVGSGSQALISVSVPVTVEGTSVSVIGDSTSSADSGSGSTEPAPAPAQPAPAPTAETDGADGVASGTQVVAPVNAPIDLSGTAVSVIGDATTDTTTSGTTGGTTGTGTTGTSPEATTDGTDGILGGTQVLAPITAPIDLSGTAVSVIGDATTDTTTGGATGGNGGTTGTTPAATTNGTDGILGGTQVLAPITAPIDLTGTAVSVIGDATTDTTTSGATGGNGGTTGTTPAATTNGTDGILGGTQVLAPITAPIDLTGTAVSVIGDATTDTTTSGATGGTTGTTPEATTNGTDGVLGGTQVLAPITAPIDLSGTAVSVIGDATTDTTTSGNGGAGSTPGASTSGSDGILGGTQLALPITAPISLTGTAISVIGDSTTEVVTPAGPGTDPGTDPGTDPGTDPGTDPGTDPGTDPGTTPGTDGTDGTPAVSTTSSMNGTTVVGTSASAASARPLALAKTGGETPVALGLGALALTLMGLVLVALRRRSTV, from the coding sequence ATGAACACCATCGTCTCGCGTGCCGTCTGGGGCACGCTCCTCGCCGGGGGGATCACGATCCTCGGCGCATCGGTCGCCCACGCGGCCGACACCTCGGGAGAGGACGGGCTGCTCTCGGGCACCCAGGGCCTCATCTCCGTCGACGTGCCGATCACGGTCAGCGGCACCTCCCTCGCCGTCCTCGGTGACGCTGACAGCTCGGCCTCGGGGGCGAGCGCACCGCAGTCGGCACCGGCCCCCAGCGGCTCGACGAGCGGCGCGGATGGCGTCGGCTCGGGGTCGCAGGCGCTCATCAGCGTCTCGGTGCCGGTGACGGTCGAGGGCACCTCTGTCTCCGTCATCGGCGACAGCACGTCATCGGCGGACAGCGGCAGCGGGTCGACCGAACCGGCTCCCGCACCCGCGCAGCCCGCCCCGGCACCGACTGCCGAAACGGACGGGGCGGACGGCGTCGCGTCCGGCACCCAGGTCGTCGCCCCGGTGAACGCGCCGATCGACCTCAGCGGCACCGCCGTCTCGGTCATCGGCGACGCCACCACCGACACCACCACCAGCGGCACGACCGGCGGCACCACGGGCACGGGAACCACGGGCACCTCGCCCGAGGCAACCACCGACGGCACCGACGGGATCCTCGGCGGCACCCAGGTACTCGCCCCCATCACCGCACCGATCGACCTCAGCGGCACCGCCGTCTCGGTCATCGGCGATGCCACCACCGACACCACCACCGGTGGTGCGACCGGCGGCAACGGCGGCACCACGGGCACCACGCCCGCGGCGACCACCAACGGCACCGACGGGATCCTCGGCGGCACCCAGGTACTCGCCCCCATCACCGCACCGATCGACCTGACCGGCACCGCCGTCTCCGTCATCGGCGACGCCACCACCGACACCACCACCAGCGGCGCGACCGGCGGCAACGGCGGCACCACGGGCACCACGCCCGCGGCAACCACCAACGGCACCGACGGGATCCTCGGCGGCACCCAGGTACTCGCTCCCATCACCGCACCGATCGACCTGACCGGCACCGCCGTCTCCGTCATCGGCGACGCCACCACCGACACCACCACCAGTGGCGCGACCGGCGGCACCACGGGCACCACGCCCGAGGCAACCACCAACGGCACCGACGGGGTCCTCGGCGGCACCCAGGTACTCGCCCCCATCACCGCACCGATCGACCTCAGCGGCACCGCCGTCTCGGTCATCGGCGATGCCACCACCGACACCACCACCAGCGGCAACGGCGGTGCGGGTTCCACGCCGGGCGCATCGACCAGCGGCTCGGACGGCATCCTCGGCGGCACCCAGCTGGCGCTTCCGATCACGGCGCCGATCTCACTGACCGGAACCGCGATCTCGGTGATCGGCGACTCGACGACCGAGGTCGTCACCCCGGCCGGCCCGGGCACCGACCCCGGAACTGACCCGGGAACCGACCCCGGCACCGACCCGGGCACCGACCCCGGCACCGACCCCGGCACCGACCCGGGCACGACGCCCGGCACGGATGGCACCGACGGAACCCCCGCGGTCTCGACGACGTCGAGCATGAACGGCACCACCGTGGTCGGCACGTCGGCCTCGGCGGCGTCGGCTCGGCCGCTGGCGCTCGCCAAGACCGGTGGTGAGACCCCGGTGGCACTCGGCCTCGGCGCCCTGGCGCTCACGCTGATGGGGCTCGTCCTCGTCGCGCTGCGCCGTCGCTCCACCGTCTGA
- the rplI gene encoding 50S ribosomal protein L9, translating to MAKLILTNEVAGLGSAGDVIEVKNGYARNYLVPQGYAVAWTRGGEKQVASIRAAREARAIHDHEEAVALKNNLESNKVKLAVKAGAEGRLFGAVKPADVADAVKAAGLGDLDKRKIHITSPIKAVGEHEATIRLRDDLTAVITLQVVAAK from the coding sequence ATGGCAAAGCTGATTCTCACGAACGAGGTCGCCGGGCTCGGAAGCGCCGGTGACGTCATCGAGGTCAAGAACGGGTACGCCCGTAACTACCTCGTCCCCCAGGGCTACGCCGTGGCCTGGACCCGCGGTGGCGAGAAGCAGGTGGCGTCCATCCGCGCCGCCCGCGAAGCCCGCGCGATCCACGACCACGAAGAGGCCGTGGCCCTCAAGAACAACCTCGAGTCGAACAAGGTCAAGCTGGCGGTCAAGGCCGGCGCTGAAGGCCGTCTGTTCGGTGCGGTCAAGCCCGCCGACGTGGCAGACGCCGTCAAGGCTGCTGGTCTGGGCGACCTCGACAAGCGCAAGATCCACATCACCTCGCCGATCAAGGCCGTGGGCGAGCACGAGGCGACCATTCGCCTGCGTGACGACCTCACCGCTGTGATCACCCTGCAGGTGGTCGCCGCCAAGTAA
- the rpsR gene encoding 30S ribosomal protein S18 produces the protein MAGKATGDRRKPRKGAKNAAPAKAIRVGVIDYKDVSTLRKFISERGKIRARRITGVSVQEQRLIAKAIKNAREMALLPYAGAGR, from the coding sequence ATGGCTGGAAAGGCAACCGGCGACCGCCGCAAGCCGCGGAAGGGCGCGAAGAACGCGGCCCCCGCGAAGGCGATCCGCGTCGGCGTCATCGACTACAAGGACGTTTCGACGCTCCGCAAGTTCATCTCGGAGCGTGGGAAGATCCGCGCCCGTCGTATCACCGGTGTCTCGGTGCAGGAGCAGCGTCTGATCGCCAAGGCGATCAAGAACGCGCGCGAAATGGCGCTCCTGCCTTACGCCGGCGCTGGCCGGTAA
- a CDS encoding single-stranded DNA-binding protein produces the protein MAGETVITVVGNLTADPELRYTQNGLPVANFTIASTPRTFDRQANEWKDGEALFLRASVWRDFAEHVAGSLTKGMRVVATGRLRQRSYQDREGQNRTAIELEVDEIGPSLRYATAQVTRAASGSGGGGGGGSFGGGQQSRPQQQVQEEPWATPGSSAPDAWSAPGTSGASYGDDTPF, from the coding sequence ATGGCCGGCGAGACCGTCATCACCGTCGTGGGCAACCTCACGGCAGACCCCGAGCTGCGTTACACGCAGAACGGCCTGCCGGTGGCGAACTTCACGATCGCCTCGACTCCTCGCACCTTCGACCGTCAGGCGAACGAGTGGAAGGACGGCGAAGCGCTGTTCCTCCGCGCGTCCGTGTGGCGCGACTTCGCCGAGCACGTGGCGGGTTCGCTGACCAAGGGCATGCGGGTCGTCGCGACCGGCCGCCTGCGTCAGCGCTCCTACCAGGACCGTGAGGGCCAGAACCGCACCGCGATCGAGCTGGAGGTCGACGAGATCGGCCCCTCGCTGCGCTACGCGACCGCACAGGTCACGCGCGCGGCATCCGGCTCTGGTGGTGGTGGCGGCGGCGGAAGCTTCGGCGGCGGTCAGCAGTCGCGCCCCCAGCAGCAGGTGCAGGAGGAGCCGTGGGCGACCCCGGGTTCTTCGGCTCCCGACGCGTGGAGCGCACCGGGTACCAGCGGCGCCTCCTACGGCGACGACACCCCGTTCTGA
- the rpsF gene encoding 30S ribosomal protein S6, with protein MVILQPEIDERQVAPNLDKFLKVITNDGGTIENIDIWGRRRLAYEIQKKNEGIYAVVNFTATSETTQELDRQLKLSESIMRTKVLRAEEAIAQVAAEKARSEAKAARKAAAPAKAAKA; from the coding sequence ATGGTGATTCTCCAGCCCGAGATCGATGAGCGTCAGGTTGCTCCCAACCTTGACAAGTTCCTCAAGGTCATCACGAATGACGGCGGAACCATCGAGAACATCGACATCTGGGGCCGTCGCCGCCTGGCGTACGAGATCCAGAAGAAGAACGAGGGCATCTACGCCGTCGTAAACTTCACCGCGACGAGCGAGACCACGCAGGAGCTCGACCGCCAGCTGAAGCTGAGCGAGTCGATCATGCGCACCAAGGTCCTGCGCGCCGAGGAGGCCATCGCACAGGTCGCCGCCGAGAAGGCGCGCTCCGAGGCGAAGGCTGCTCGCAAGGCTGCCGCCCCCGCTAAGGCTGCGAAGGCTTAA
- a CDS encoding VOC family protein: MTLTLGFIGIVTSDMAASLAFYRALGVPIDAGQDDRPHVDATLDDGTSLAWDTIDTIRSFDTAYTPASGGHRIALAFDKGTPAEVDAAFAAMVASGFTGHVAPWDAVWGQRYATLLDPDGNSVDLYASLDAS, from the coding sequence ATGACACTCACACTCGGATTCATCGGCATCGTCACGAGCGACATGGCGGCGTCACTCGCCTTCTACCGAGCCCTGGGCGTGCCTATCGATGCGGGCCAGGACGATCGGCCCCACGTCGACGCCACGCTCGACGACGGAACGTCCCTGGCATGGGACACCATCGACACCATCCGCTCGTTCGATACGGCCTACACTCCCGCGTCGGGCGGTCACCGCATCGCGCTCGCCTTCGACAAGGGCACGCCGGCCGAGGTCGACGCGGCGTTCGCGGCGATGGTCGCGTCCGGGTTCACCGGGCACGTGGCGCCGTGGGATGCCGTCTGGGGCCAGCGCTACGCGACGCTGCTCGATCCCGACGGCAACTCGGTCGACCTCTACGCCTCACTCGACGCGAGCTGA
- a CDS encoding helix-turn-helix domain-containing protein: MYSEVRLSGAATLWRSAHSAGRAVIPADGCVDLILRDGRVDVAGPSTRWLETAPDGTDGSTGVRLAPGHAAHVLRIDLATIADQLVPLDDLAAAGHARRLRETMLRAADRSGRKDAVSRIAALGDESPRWIHGARRSAYDAVSARDAAASLQISERTFRRRMLMTFGYGYAALVRLERARRAQRVLRSGSSIADAAAAAGFADQPHLSREFQRLVGRSPAQFASQVAVRVE; encoded by the coding sequence ATGTACTCCGAGGTGCGGTTGTCGGGCGCGGCGACTCTCTGGCGCTCGGCCCACAGCGCCGGGCGTGCCGTCATCCCCGCGGACGGATGCGTCGACCTCATCCTCCGCGACGGGCGGGTCGACGTCGCCGGCCCGTCGACACGCTGGCTCGAGACCGCGCCCGACGGCACGGACGGGTCGACCGGTGTCCGGCTCGCGCCCGGTCACGCCGCCCACGTGCTGCGGATCGACCTCGCCACGATCGCCGATCAGCTCGTTCCGCTCGACGACCTCGCCGCGGCCGGTCACGCGCGCCGTCTGCGGGAGACGATGCTGCGAGCGGCGGATCGGTCGGGGCGAAAGGATGCCGTGTCGCGGATCGCTGCGCTCGGCGACGAGAGCCCACGCTGGATCCACGGCGCTCGCCGCTCGGCGTACGACGCCGTCTCGGCCCGGGATGCTGCCGCGTCGCTCCAGATATCGGAACGCACGTTCCGCCGGCGGATGCTGATGACGTTCGGCTACGGCTACGCCGCCCTGGTGCGTCTGGAGCGGGCTCGCCGCGCACAACGGGTGCTGCGGTCCGGCTCATCGATCGCGGATGCTGCCGCCGCGGCCGGATTCGCCGACCAGCCGCACCTCTCCCGCGAGTTCCAGCGCTTGGTCGGCCGAAGCCCCGCGCAGTTCGCGTCGCAGGTCGCAGTTCGCGTCGAGTGA
- a CDS encoding SDR family oxidoreductase, with protein MTAAERRVAWITGAGSGMGRAAALALAPDRRLALSGRRPDVLAQTARDVAGAGGEAVVLPFDTTDAGAATAARDELLSRWGRIDELVLAAGLNSPRRTWATQSVGEVEQVIGTNLHGVIQVIDAALPALRSSGSACVVVVSSIAAWRFSPVAGVAYSASKRALAAVCETLNAQEAAAGIRVCHLCPGDVDTDFLSLRPEVPDAEARRRMLTPADIGRTVRFVVDAPPHVRIDELVISPV; from the coding sequence ATGACCGCCGCCGAACGGCGCGTCGCGTGGATCACCGGCGCCGGCAGCGGGATGGGGCGCGCCGCCGCGCTCGCCCTGGCCCCCGATCGACGTCTCGCGCTCAGTGGCCGGCGTCCGGACGTGCTGGCGCAGACCGCGCGCGATGTGGCGGGCGCGGGCGGAGAGGCCGTCGTGCTCCCGTTCGACACCACTGACGCGGGGGCGGCGACGGCGGCTCGCGACGAACTTCTCAGTCGGTGGGGACGCATCGACGAACTCGTTCTCGCCGCGGGACTGAACTCGCCACGGCGGACGTGGGCCACGCAGTCCGTCGGCGAGGTCGAACAGGTCATCGGCACGAACCTCCACGGCGTCATCCAGGTGATCGATGCAGCCCTACCCGCCCTGCGGTCTTCTGGTTCGGCCTGCGTCGTCGTGGTGTCGTCCATCGCGGCCTGGCGCTTCTCGCCCGTCGCAGGTGTCGCGTACAGCGCCAGCAAGCGCGCGCTCGCCGCTGTCTGCGAGACCCTGAACGCGCAGGAAGCCGCCGCCGGCATCCGGGTGTGCCACCTGTGCCCGGGCGACGTCGACACGGACTTCCTGAGCCTGCGTCCCGAGGTACCCGATGCCGAAGCGCGCCGGCGGATGCTGACTCCCGCCGACATCGGCCGCACGGTGCGCTTCGTCGTCGATGCGCCCCCGCACGTGCGCATCGACGAGTTGGTGATCAGTCCGGTCTGA
- a CDS encoding SDR family NAD(P)-dependent oxidoreductase: MQWDLDGKVVIVTGAGRGIGRAIAETFIHERAVVVATDVTEDAVAWADEARRAAGLEGASSACDVRSTASVRQAVDAVLSRFGRIDVLVNNAGILGDGLIEDADAETWNRVFDVNVTGTFRTCQAVIPAMKRQGGGRIVNAASFAAVIPSVGGAAYAASKAAVVQFTRTLAGELGPWGITANAYAPGMIPTDMNGFADKPHDEQSRLLDTLTLRRWGDPREVADAVCFLASHASRYVTGTLLDVSGGKFATQFPQRAYEMAARA; encoded by the coding sequence ATGCAGTGGGATCTCGACGGCAAGGTCGTCATCGTCACCGGCGCGGGCCGCGGCATCGGCCGAGCCATCGCCGAGACATTCATACATGAGCGTGCCGTCGTCGTCGCGACGGACGTGACCGAGGACGCGGTCGCCTGGGCGGACGAAGCGCGCCGCGCCGCAGGACTCGAGGGCGCCTCCTCGGCATGCGACGTGCGTTCGACCGCCTCGGTGCGGCAGGCCGTGGATGCCGTGCTGAGCCGGTTCGGCCGCATCGACGTCCTCGTGAACAACGCCGGCATCCTGGGCGACGGTCTCATCGAGGATGCCGACGCCGAGACCTGGAACCGCGTCTTCGACGTCAACGTCACGGGAACGTTCCGCACCTGCCAGGCGGTCATCCCCGCGATGAAGCGGCAGGGCGGAGGCCGCATCGTCAACGCGGCGTCGTTCGCCGCCGTCATCCCGAGCGTCGGCGGTGCGGCATATGCGGCATCCAAGGCCGCTGTCGTCCAGTTCACGAGGACCCTCGCGGGAGAACTGGGCCCGTGGGGGATCACCGCGAACGCGTATGCCCCGGGGATGATCCCGACCGACATGAACGGCTTCGCCGACAAACCGCACGACGAGCAGAGTCGGCTGCTCGACACCCTCACCCTCCGTCGCTGGGGCGACCCGCGCGAGGTGGCGGACGCCGTCTGCTTCCTCGCGAGCCATGCCTCGCGCTACGTCACGGGCACCCTGCTCGATGTGAGCGGCGGCAAGTTCGCGACCCAGTTCCCGCAACGCGCATACGAGATGGCGGCCCGGGCATGA
- a CDS encoding carbohydrate ABC transporter permease, with translation MTNTITQTELITTDPSSRRRGRDLAGGRRWRTRGSAVVFHVLAIAVLVVILYPAAWMVMSSFKPGNEIIGSVSLVPETFSLENYATALAGIGGVSFWTFVVNSLVLAVASVVGVVLSCSVTAYAFARIRFRGSKVFFLCMIATMLLPFHVVIIPQYIVFNQLDMINTYWPLLLGKFLAADAFFAFLMIQFIRGLPRDLDEAARIDGAGHARTFTAVILPLMRPALVTSSIFAFIWSWNDFFGPLLYLKDPGMYTMPLALRLYVDQTSTSDYGAQMAMAILALVPVVLFFLAFQRYLVAGVATEGLKG, from the coding sequence ATGACCAACACGATCACCCAGACGGAGCTCATCACCACCGACCCGTCGTCGCGGCGTCGCGGTCGCGATCTCGCGGGAGGGCGGCGTTGGCGCACGCGGGGGAGCGCGGTGGTCTTCCACGTGCTCGCGATCGCCGTGCTCGTCGTCATCCTCTATCCGGCGGCCTGGATGGTGATGTCGTCGTTCAAACCTGGCAACGAGATCATCGGATCGGTGAGTCTCGTGCCGGAGACCTTCTCGCTCGAGAACTACGCCACAGCGTTGGCCGGGATCGGCGGGGTCTCGTTCTGGACGTTCGTCGTGAACTCGCTCGTGCTCGCCGTCGCTTCGGTCGTCGGAGTCGTGCTCTCCTGCTCGGTCACGGCGTACGCGTTCGCCCGCATTCGCTTCCGCGGCAGCAAGGTGTTCTTCCTGTGCATGATCGCGACGATGCTCCTGCCGTTCCACGTCGTGATCATTCCGCAGTACATCGTGTTCAACCAGCTCGACATGATCAACACCTACTGGCCGCTGCTGCTGGGCAAGTTCCTCGCGGCCGATGCCTTTTTCGCGTTCCTCATGATCCAGTTCATCCGCGGTCTTCCCCGCGACCTCGACGAGGCCGCCCGCATCGACGGTGCCGGTCACGCGCGAACGTTCACGGCCGTCATCCTGCCGCTCATGCGCCCCGCCCTCGTCACGAGCTCGATCTTCGCGTTCATCTGGTCGTGGAACGACTTCTTCGGTCCGCTGCTCTACTTGAAGGACCCGGGGATGTACACGATGCCGCTGGCCCTGCGCCTCTACGTCGACCAGACGTCGACGAGCGACTACGGCGCGCAGATGGCGATGGCGATCCTCGCGTTGGTGCCGGTGGTCCTCTTCTTCCTCGCTTTCCAGCGCTACCTGGTGGCGGGCGTCGCGACAGAGGGGCTCAAGGGATGA
- a CDS encoding carbohydrate ABC transporter permease: protein MTAPAAVVPVRAGSTVRARRETRAGYLFLSPWLIGFFALTAGPMIASLVLSFTDYNLFNDPEFIGIDNYTRMFTDPNFLQAVKVTGIYVLVGTPLKLAAALGVALLLNAPRRGQGFYRSAFYLPSLIGGSVSIAIVWKAMFIDDGIVAQIGSFFGGPPASEGGWVGDPARTLPLLILLTVWQFGAPMVIFLAGLKQVPPELYEAASVDGAGPVRRFLSITIPMLSPVLFFNLLLETIHAFQVFNSAYIISNGSGGPAGSTLFYTLYLYLRGFRDFQMGYASAMAWVLVIAVGLVTLMLFRTSRAWVHYAGDER, encoded by the coding sequence ATGACTGCTCCTGCAGCCGTCGTCCCGGTTCGTGCGGGCTCGACCGTGCGGGCCCGGCGTGAGACGCGCGCCGGCTATCTCTTCCTGAGCCCATGGCTCATCGGGTTCTTCGCCCTCACCGCCGGCCCGATGATCGCGTCGCTGGTGCTGTCGTTCACGGACTACAACCTGTTCAACGATCCCGAGTTCATCGGCATCGACAACTACACGCGTATGTTCACCGACCCCAACTTCCTGCAGGCGGTGAAAGTCACCGGCATCTATGTGCTGGTCGGCACACCGTTGAAGCTCGCTGCGGCGCTCGGGGTCGCGCTGCTGCTGAACGCACCGCGCCGTGGGCAGGGGTTCTACCGGTCGGCGTTCTACCTGCCCTCGCTGATCGGCGGGAGCGTCTCGATCGCGATCGTGTGGAAGGCGATGTTCATCGACGACGGCATCGTCGCCCAGATCGGCTCGTTCTTCGGGGGACCGCCGGCTTCGGAGGGCGGATGGGTCGGCGATCCGGCGCGCACGCTCCCGCTGCTCATCCTGCTGACGGTGTGGCAGTTCGGCGCCCCGATGGTCATCTTCCTCGCTGGTCTGAAGCAGGTACCCCCGGAGCTGTACGAGGCGGCATCCGTCGACGGCGCAGGCCCGGTGCGGCGCTTCCTGTCGATCACGATCCCGATGCTGTCGCCGGTGCTGTTCTTCAACCTGCTGCTCGAGACGATTCACGCCTTCCAGGTGTTCAACTCGGCCTACATCATCTCCAACGGCAGCGGTGGCCCGGCGGGATCGACGCTCTTCTACACGCTCTATCTCTACCTCCGGGGCTTCCGCGACTTCCAGATGGGATACGCCTCGGCGATGGCCTGGGTGCTCGTGATCGCCGTCGGGCTGGTCACGCTCATGCTGTTCCGCACATCCCGGGCGTGGGTTCACTATGCGGGGGACGAACGATGA